A stretch of Miscanthus floridulus cultivar M001 chromosome 13, ASM1932011v1, whole genome shotgun sequence DNA encodes these proteins:
- the LOC136501540 gene encoding fasciclin-like arabinogalactan protein 7: MMEFKTGIFTVAILAIVLSSPAVAQKSPPAPSATILPPAPAPAPAPHHVDLADLLSVAGPFHTFLDYLQKTNVIETFQNQANNTKQGITIFVPKDSAFAALKKTTFANLTQDQLKSLLLYHAIPKYYSLAEFDKLSTLNPVSTFAGSQYTVNLTYNMGTIQVKSMWSNPKISSSVYSTRPVAVYEVNKVLLPMQIFKSDPPLAPAPAPAPDAKASDVAPSPTSGKSASAKAKAAEKSSSYQVGAGVAHYLALAISGVLMLLW; the protein is encoded by the coding sequence ATGATGGAGTTCAAAACCGGCATTTTTACTGTGGCCATACTAGCCATTGTGCTGTCCTCACCAGCAGTTGCTCAGAAGAGCCCCCCTGCTCCATCAGCTACAATCCTTCCACCAGCGCCAGCACCCGCGCCTGCGCCGCACCATGTGGACCTCGCTGATCTCCTCAGTGTGGCCGGCCCATTCCACACCTTCCTGGACTACCTGCAGAAGACCAATGTCATCGAGACCTTCCAGAACCAGGCAAACAACACAAAGCAGGGCATCACCATCTTTGTGCCCAAGGACTCTGCGTTCGCCGCACTAAAGAAGACAACATTCGCCAACCTCACCCAGGACCAGCTCAAGTCGCTGCTCCTGTACCATGCGATCCCCAAGTACTACTCCCTGGCTGAGTTCGACAAGCTGAGCACCCTCAACCCGGTGTCCACCTTCGCTGGCTCGCAGTACACGGTGAACCTCACCTATAACATGGGCACCATCCAAGTGAAGTCGATGTGGTCCAACCCCAAGATCAGCAGCAGCGTGTACTCGACCCGCCCGGTCGCGGTGTACGAGGTCAACAAGGTCCTCCTGCCGATGCAAATCTTCAAGAGCGACCCCCCGCTGGCACCCGCCCCTGCTCCCGCCCCAGACGCCAAGGCCTCTGATGTCGCTCCCAGCCCAACGTCAGGGAAATCAGCGAGCGCAAAGGCGAAGGCGGCAGAGAAGAGTTCGTCGTACCAAGTCGGTGCCGGCGTCGCCCATTACTTGGCGCTTGCTATCTCAGGTGTCCTGATGCTCTTGTGGTGA